The window ATCCTGGGTGGTCAGGTGGTCGTTGGCGATGTCTTCCCACGTCACGTTCTTGCTGGCAGGTGCCGCAGGGGTGGTGGCTGCCGTGGCCACGCTGCCCAGGGCCAGGCTACCGGCCAGCAGCAAGGCTCGCACGCTCAGGGCCAGAGGGGAAAGGGCGGGTAGCGTTCTTGTTGTCATGGTTGCAGTTCCCAGTGGAGGTTTTGGCCTGCACAGGGTGGGACGGGGCGGGCCTTGCGGGATACGGAAAAAGTCCCGCCCTTGCCGGGAATAGTTCCCACGGGGCACCTCATTTGGCCGTTCGCCACAAGCCCTACTACCAAGGGAGTAAGGCGCGGCCACCAAAGCAGCATTCGGCCGCCTGCGGGCTGTTTCTAAGATGGCGACACGGCCTCTGTGGTTGAGGCCTTGCGTGCAATCGTGAGGGCATAAAAATGACAACAAAACGCAACGTCTTGCTGGCTGCCGGGCTGCTTGCCAGTGCAGTGCTGACCGGCACTGCCTGGGCACATGGCAATGTGGTGCCCCAGGCCGTGGAAACCAAGGGCCTGACCCCGATCAAGGACGCTGGCGTAACCCTGGACGGCGATGGCTGGGCAGCGGTCAACCCGTACCGCAGCTCTCCCGAGCACGACAAGGCCGTGGAGATCGGTGCCTCGGCCTACAACCAGAACTGCGCCGCCTGCCATGGCCTGGAGGCCAAGTCGGGGGGCATCGCCCCGGATCTGCGCATGCTCGATGCCGGCGAGGCCGGGGATGAGTG of the Pseudomonas asiatica genome contains:
- the pedF gene encoding cytochrome c-550 PedF, whose product is MTTKRNVLLAAGLLASAVLTGTAWAHGNVVPQAVETKGLTPIKDAGVTLDGDGWAAVNPYRSSPEHDKAVEIGASAYNQNCAACHGLEAKSGGIAPDLRMLDAGEAGDEWFVERVRHGAVRDGRVYMPKMADYLSQEALWAVRTYLDSVHVEE